From Lagenorhynchus albirostris chromosome 15, mLagAlb1.1, whole genome shotgun sequence, one genomic window encodes:
- the DOC2A gene encoding double C2-like domain-containing protein alpha isoform X1, with protein sequence MRGRRGDRMTINIQEHMAINVCPGPIRPIRQISDYFPRRGPGPEGGGGGFGEAPAHLGPLALAPPAALLGATTPEDGAEVDSYDSDDTTALGTLEFDLLYDQASCTLHCSILRAKGLKPMDFNGLADPYVKLHLLPGACKANKLKTKTQRNTLNPVWNEDLTYSGITDDDITHKVLRISVCDEDKLSHNEFIGEIRVPLRRLKPSQKKHFNICLERQVPLASPSSMSVALRGISCYLKELEQVEQGPGLLEERGRILLSLSYSSRRRGLLVGIVRCAHLAAMDVNGYSDPYVKTYLRPDVDKKSKHKTRVKKKTLNPEFNEEFFYEMELSTLASKTLEVTVWDYDIGKSNDFIGEGGACWVVLMEGSPAGSPALILPASTARRWRGPGARRPERGPEALERLSAAAGRSSGALAHPDQPVAPGGRSPALSLSRTAAAQHRALRAGPSRQPSHECVARLHGVEAPPRTTCLVSCLRDRGSVFL encoded by the exons ATGAGGGGCCGCAGGGGCGACCGCATGACCATCAACATCCAGGAGCACATGGCCATCAACGTGTGCCCGGGGCCCATCCGGCCCATCCGCCAGATCTCTGACTACTTCCCCCGCCGGGGACCAGGACCTGAAGGGGGTGGCGGGGGCTTCGGAGAGGCTCCTGCTCATCTGGGCCCCCTGGCCCTGGCACCCCCTGCAGCCCTCCTTGGGGCCACCACGCCCGAGGATGGAGCTGAGGTGGACAGCTATGACTCGGATGATACCA cCGCCCTGGGCACGCTGGAGTTTGACCTTCTCTACGACCAGGCTTCCTGCACTCTGCACTGTAGTATCCTCAGGGCCAAG ggcctCAAGCCCATGGATTTCAATGGCCTGGCCGACCCCTACGTCAAACTGCACCTGCTGCCTGGAGCCTGCAAG GCCAATAAGCtaaaaactaagactcagaggaACACGCTGAATCCCGTGTGGAATGAGGACCTGACGTACAGCGGAATCACAGATGATGACATCACCCACAAGGTGCTCAG GATCTCCGTCTGTGATGAAGACAAGCTGAGCCACAACGAGTTCATCGGGGAGATCCGTGTACCCCTCCGCCGCCTCAAGCCTTCACAGAAGAAGCATTTTAACATCTGCCTTGAGCGCCAGGTCCCG CTGGCTTCACCCTCTTCCATGTCTGTGGCGCTGAGGGGCATCTCCTGTTACCTGAAGGAG CTGGAGCAGGTGGAGCAGGGGCCTGGGCTGCTGGAAGAGCGCGGGCGCATCCTGCTGAGCCTCAGCTATAGTTCTCGGCGCCGCGGGCTGCTGGTGGGCATCGTGCGCTGCGCCCACCTGGCTGCCATGGACGTCAACGGCTACTCTGACCCCTACGTCAAGAC GTACCTGAGGCCAGACGTGGATAAGAAATCCAAGCACAAAACACGTGTGAAGAAGAAGACTCTAAACCCGGAATTTAATGAG GAGTTCTTCTACGAGATGGAGCTCTCCACTCTGGCCAGCAAGACTCTGGAAGTCACAGTCTGGGACTATGACATTGGCAAATCCAACGACTTCATCGGTGAGGGAGGAGCCTGCTGGGTGGTGCTGATGGAGGGCAGCCCGGCAGGGAGCCCGGCCCTGATCTTGCCTGCCTCTACTGCCCGCAGGTGGCGTGGCCCTGGGGCCAGGCGCCCGGAGAGAGGCCCGGAAGCACTGGAGCGACTGTCTGCAGCAGCCGGACGCAGCTCTGGAGCGCTGGCACACCCTGACCAGCCAGTTGCCCCCGGCGGCCGGAGCCCTGCCCTCAGCCTGAGCAGGACAGCGGCCGCCCAGCACAGGGCCCTCAGGGCTGGGCCCAGTAGGCAGCCTTCGCACGAGTGTGTTGCACGTTTACACGGGGTGGAGGCCCCACCCCGCACTACTTGTCTTGTTTCGTGTCTCCGTGACCGTGGGTCTGTCTTCTTGTGA
- the DOC2A gene encoding double C2-like domain-containing protein alpha isoform X2 has protein sequence MRGRRGDRMTINIQEHMAINVCPGPIRPIRQISDYFPRRGPGPEGGGGGFGEAPAHLGPLALAPPAALLGATTPEDGAEVDSYDSDDTTALGTLEFDLLYDQASCTLHCSILRAKGLKPMDFNGLADPYVKLHLLPGACKANKLKTKTQRNTLNPVWNEDLTYSGITDDDITHKVLRISVCDEDKLSHNEFIGEIRVPLRRLKPSQKKHFNICLERQVPVCARLRGTTGRGPWGDQVSRTFSLPPQLASPSSMSVALRGISCYLKELEQVEQGPGLLEERGRILLSLSYSSRRRGLLVGIVRCAHLAAMDVNGYSDPYVKTYLRPDVDKKSKHKTRVKKKTLNPEFNEEFFYEMELSTLASKTLEVTVWDYDIGKSNDFIGGVALGPGARREARKHWSDCLQQPDAALERWHTLTSQLPPAAGALPSA, from the exons ATGAGGGGCCGCAGGGGCGACCGCATGACCATCAACATCCAGGAGCACATGGCCATCAACGTGTGCCCGGGGCCCATCCGGCCCATCCGCCAGATCTCTGACTACTTCCCCCGCCGGGGACCAGGACCTGAAGGGGGTGGCGGGGGCTTCGGAGAGGCTCCTGCTCATCTGGGCCCCCTGGCCCTGGCACCCCCTGCAGCCCTCCTTGGGGCCACCACGCCCGAGGATGGAGCTGAGGTGGACAGCTATGACTCGGATGATACCA cCGCCCTGGGCACGCTGGAGTTTGACCTTCTCTACGACCAGGCTTCCTGCACTCTGCACTGTAGTATCCTCAGGGCCAAG ggcctCAAGCCCATGGATTTCAATGGCCTGGCCGACCCCTACGTCAAACTGCACCTGCTGCCTGGAGCCTGCAAG GCCAATAAGCtaaaaactaagactcagaggaACACGCTGAATCCCGTGTGGAATGAGGACCTGACGTACAGCGGAATCACAGATGATGACATCACCCACAAGGTGCTCAG GATCTCCGTCTGTGATGAAGACAAGCTGAGCCACAACGAGTTCATCGGGGAGATCCGTGTACCCCTCCGCCGCCTCAAGCCTTCACAGAAGAAGCATTTTAACATCTGCCTTGAGCGCCAGGTCCCGGTCTGTGCCAGGCTGCGGGGTACCACGGGAAGGGGGCCCTGGGGAGATCAGGTTTCCAGAACTTTCTCTTTGCCCCCTCAGCTGGCTTCACCCTCTTCCATGTCTGTGGCGCTGAGGGGCATCTCCTGTTACCTGAAGGAG CTGGAGCAGGTGGAGCAGGGGCCTGGGCTGCTGGAAGAGCGCGGGCGCATCCTGCTGAGCCTCAGCTATAGTTCTCGGCGCCGCGGGCTGCTGGTGGGCATCGTGCGCTGCGCCCACCTGGCTGCCATGGACGTCAACGGCTACTCTGACCCCTACGTCAAGAC GTACCTGAGGCCAGACGTGGATAAGAAATCCAAGCACAAAACACGTGTGAAGAAGAAGACTCTAAACCCGGAATTTAATGAG GAGTTCTTCTACGAGATGGAGCTCTCCACTCTGGCCAGCAAGACTCTGGAAGTCACAGTCTGGGACTATGACATTGGCAAATCCAACGACTTCATCG GTGGCGTGGCCCTGGGGCCAGGCGCCCGGAGAGAGGCCCGGAAGCACTGGAGCGACTGTCTGCAGCAGCCGGACGCAGCTCTGGAGCGCTGGCACACCCTGACCAGCCAGTTGCCCCCGGCGGCCGGAGCCCTGCCCTCAGCCTGA
- the DOC2A gene encoding double C2-like domain-containing protein alpha isoform X3, translating into MRGRRGDRMTINIQEHMAINVCPGPIRPIRQISDYFPRRGPGPEGGGGGFGEAPAHLGPLALAPPAALLGATTPEDGAEVDSYDSDDTTALGTLEFDLLYDQASCTLHCSILRAKGLKPMDFNGLADPYVKLHLLPGACKANKLKTKTQRNTLNPVWNEDLTYSGITDDDITHKVLRISVCDEDKLSHNEFIGEIRVPLRRLKPSQKKHFNICLERQVPLASPSSMSVALRGISCYLKELEQVEQGPGLLEERGRILLSLSYSSRRRGLLVGIVRCAHLAAMDVNGYSDPYVKTYLRPDVDKKSKHKTRVKKKTLNPEFNEEFFYEMELSTLASKTLEVTVWDYDIGKSNDFIGGVALGPGARREARKHWSDCLQQPDAALERWHTLTSQLPPAAGALPSA; encoded by the exons ATGAGGGGCCGCAGGGGCGACCGCATGACCATCAACATCCAGGAGCACATGGCCATCAACGTGTGCCCGGGGCCCATCCGGCCCATCCGCCAGATCTCTGACTACTTCCCCCGCCGGGGACCAGGACCTGAAGGGGGTGGCGGGGGCTTCGGAGAGGCTCCTGCTCATCTGGGCCCCCTGGCCCTGGCACCCCCTGCAGCCCTCCTTGGGGCCACCACGCCCGAGGATGGAGCTGAGGTGGACAGCTATGACTCGGATGATACCA cCGCCCTGGGCACGCTGGAGTTTGACCTTCTCTACGACCAGGCTTCCTGCACTCTGCACTGTAGTATCCTCAGGGCCAAG ggcctCAAGCCCATGGATTTCAATGGCCTGGCCGACCCCTACGTCAAACTGCACCTGCTGCCTGGAGCCTGCAAG GCCAATAAGCtaaaaactaagactcagaggaACACGCTGAATCCCGTGTGGAATGAGGACCTGACGTACAGCGGAATCACAGATGATGACATCACCCACAAGGTGCTCAG GATCTCCGTCTGTGATGAAGACAAGCTGAGCCACAACGAGTTCATCGGGGAGATCCGTGTACCCCTCCGCCGCCTCAAGCCTTCACAGAAGAAGCATTTTAACATCTGCCTTGAGCGCCAGGTCCCG CTGGCTTCACCCTCTTCCATGTCTGTGGCGCTGAGGGGCATCTCCTGTTACCTGAAGGAG CTGGAGCAGGTGGAGCAGGGGCCTGGGCTGCTGGAAGAGCGCGGGCGCATCCTGCTGAGCCTCAGCTATAGTTCTCGGCGCCGCGGGCTGCTGGTGGGCATCGTGCGCTGCGCCCACCTGGCTGCCATGGACGTCAACGGCTACTCTGACCCCTACGTCAAGAC GTACCTGAGGCCAGACGTGGATAAGAAATCCAAGCACAAAACACGTGTGAAGAAGAAGACTCTAAACCCGGAATTTAATGAG GAGTTCTTCTACGAGATGGAGCTCTCCACTCTGGCCAGCAAGACTCTGGAAGTCACAGTCTGGGACTATGACATTGGCAAATCCAACGACTTCATCG GTGGCGTGGCCCTGGGGCCAGGCGCCCGGAGAGAGGCCCGGAAGCACTGGAGCGACTGTCTGCAGCAGCCGGACGCAGCTCTGGAGCGCTGGCACACCCTGACCAGCCAGTTGCCCCCGGCGGCCGGAGCCCTGCCCTCAGCCTGA